In Zingiber officinale cultivar Zhangliang chromosome 1A, Zo_v1.1, whole genome shotgun sequence, a genomic segment contains:
- the LOC122038490 gene encoding uncharacterized protein LOC122038490, whose amino-acid sequence MMNWCSTKWMATTLGCFAGGTALFVAGAYFSYVNIEPQRARILARDQLLKDYLSAYGNDTRSPPLQVLPVPGFPLISTLSPAPPPSTPPPSSTTPPVHSG is encoded by the exons ATGATGAACTGGTGTTCGACCAAGTGGATGGCCACCACCCTCGGCTGCTTCGCCGGAGGAACCGCCCTCTTCGTTGCGGGCGCCTATTTCTCCTACGTCAACATCGAACCCCAACGAGCCCGCATCCTCGCCCGTGACCAATTACTCAAAGATTACCTCTCCGCGTACGGGAACGACACTCGCTCGCCTCCTCTCCAGGTACTTCCCGTCCCTGGATTCCCTCTGATCTCGACCTTGTCGCCCGCGCCGCCGCCGTCCACGCCTCCACCGTCTAGCACCACACCCCCTGTACACTCG GGCTAG